Proteins from a genomic interval of Cuculus canorus isolate bCucCan1 chromosome 17, bCucCan1.pri, whole genome shotgun sequence:
- the TMEM120B gene encoding transmembrane protein 120B isoform X2, whose protein sequence is MLRDLKHSLQRCKPRASPEEFALIQEISTQIKERQNAFFDMEAYLPKKNGLYLNLVLGNVNVTLLSNQAKFAYKDEYEKFKLYLTIILLLGAVTCRFILHYRVTDEVFNFLLVWYYCTLTIRESILISNGSRIKGWWVSHHYVSTFLSGVMLTWPDGLMYQMFRSQFLAFSIFQSCVQFLQYYYQRGCLYRLRALGERNHLDLTVEGFQSWMWRGLTFLLPFLFFGHFWQLYNAITLFGLSRHKECKEWQVFVLAFTFLLLFLGNFLTTLKVVHTKLQKNKDKMKKL, encoded by the exons ATGCTAAGGGATCTGAAGCACAGCCTGCAACG GTGCAAGCCCAGAGCGAGTCCTGAAGAGTTTGCTCTCATTCAGGAGATCAGCACCCAAATCAAGGAGAGGCAAAATGCCTTCTTCGACATGGAAGCCTATTTGCCAAAGAAGAACGG cCTATACTTGAACCTGGTGCTGGGAAACGTGAATGTAACTCTCTTGAGTAACCAAGCAAA GTTTGCCTACAAGGATGAGTATGAGAAATTCAAACTTTATCTGACAATAATCTTGTTACTTGGGGCGGTCACGTGCAGGTTTATTCTCCACTACAG GGTGACAGATGAAGTGTTTAACTTTCTGTTAGTGTGGTATTACTGCACACTGACGATACGGGAAAGCATTCTCATTAGCAATGGATCAAG gATCAAAGGCTGGTGGGTGTCTCATCACTACGTCTCCACATTCCTGTCTGGAGTAATGTTAACGTG gCCAGATGGACTCATGTATCAAATGTTTCGCAGTCAATTTTTAGccttttcaatatttcaga gttgCGTTCAGTTCCTACAATATTATTACCAAAGGGGCTGCCTTTACAGACTCCGTGCTTTGGGGGAGAGAAATCACTTGGACCTTACAGTAG AAGGATTTCAGTCCTGGATGTGGCGGGGGCTGAcgtttctccttcccttcttgtTCTTTGGGCAT ttCTGGCAGCTGTATAATGCAATCACACTTTTCGGATTGTCGAGGCATAAGGAGTGCAAAGAATGGCAG GTTTTTGTGTTGGCGTTtacatttctgctgctcttccttgGAAACTTCCTCACTACTCTCAAAGTGGTGCACACTAAACTCCAgaagaacaaagacaaaatgaagaagCTGTGA
- the TMEM120B gene encoding transmembrane protein 120B isoform X1 encodes MRLQLERCRGEWRELEEEFRQLQETHKVYRQKLEEVTSLQTACSTSIHRQKKMLRDLKHSLQRCKPRASPEEFALIQEISTQIKERQNAFFDMEAYLPKKNGLYLNLVLGNVNVTLLSNQAKFAYKDEYEKFKLYLTIILLLGAVTCRFILHYRVTDEVFNFLLVWYYCTLTIRESILISNGSRIKGWWVSHHYVSTFLSGVMLTWPDGLMYQMFRSQFLAFSIFQSCVQFLQYYYQRGCLYRLRALGERNHLDLTVEGFQSWMWRGLTFLLPFLFFGHFWQLYNAITLFGLSRHKECKEWQVFVLAFTFLLLFLGNFLTTLKVVHTKLQKNKDKMKKL; translated from the exons atgaggctgcagctggagcgCTGCCGCGGCGAGTGGCGGGAGCTCGAGGAGGAGTTCCGGCAGCTCCAG gAAACGCATAAAGTTTACAGGCAGAAACTGGAGGAAGTCACCAGCTTGCAGACAGCCTGCAGCACCTCCATACATCGCCAGAAGAAGATGCTAAGGGATCTGAAGCACAGCCTGCAACG GTGCAAGCCCAGAGCGAGTCCTGAAGAGTTTGCTCTCATTCAGGAGATCAGCACCCAAATCAAGGAGAGGCAAAATGCCTTCTTCGACATGGAAGCCTATTTGCCAAAGAAGAACGG cCTATACTTGAACCTGGTGCTGGGAAACGTGAATGTAACTCTCTTGAGTAACCAAGCAAA GTTTGCCTACAAGGATGAGTATGAGAAATTCAAACTTTATCTGACAATAATCTTGTTACTTGGGGCGGTCACGTGCAGGTTTATTCTCCACTACAG GGTGACAGATGAAGTGTTTAACTTTCTGTTAGTGTGGTATTACTGCACACTGACGATACGGGAAAGCATTCTCATTAGCAATGGATCAAG gATCAAAGGCTGGTGGGTGTCTCATCACTACGTCTCCACATTCCTGTCTGGAGTAATGTTAACGTG gCCAGATGGACTCATGTATCAAATGTTTCGCAGTCAATTTTTAGccttttcaatatttcaga gttgCGTTCAGTTCCTACAATATTATTACCAAAGGGGCTGCCTTTACAGACTCCGTGCTTTGGGGGAGAGAAATCACTTGGACCTTACAGTAG AAGGATTTCAGTCCTGGATGTGGCGGGGGCTGAcgtttctccttcccttcttgtTCTTTGGGCAT ttCTGGCAGCTGTATAATGCAATCACACTTTTCGGATTGTCGAGGCATAAGGAGTGCAAAGAATGGCAG GTTTTTGTGTTGGCGTTtacatttctgctgctcttccttgGAAACTTCCTCACTACTCTCAAAGTGGTGCACACTAAACTCCAgaagaacaaagacaaaatgaagaagCTGTGA
- the MORN3 gene encoding MORN repeat-containing protein 3, with amino-acid sequence MPIAKATEPLWHEWDRKAQKCGLRHTVYAVNGDQYTGEWLHNLKHGKGTQVWKRTGAIYSGDWKFGKRDGYGSYSIPDPVTKEYKKVYTGWWKNDKKDGYGVTFYSSGERYEGEWSNGLRSGWGRMYYQNGSIYEGQWLADQPNGQGMLRLSNENRYEGGWKDGKKNGPGKFFYLEKGQLFEGIWAADIPQCGILIDFGRDEAPAPTPYPIPKIKLADPDGVLTEAQATFDDSHN; translated from the exons ATGCCCATTGCCAAGGCTACCGAGCCTCTCTGGCATGAATGGGacaggaaagcacagaaatgtgGATTAAGACACACGGTCTATGCTGTAAATGGGGATCAGTACACTGGAGAATGGCTGCACAACTTGAAACACG GTAAAGGCACCCAAGTATGGAAACGCACTGGAGCTATTTATAGCGGTGACTGGAAGTTTGGGAAACGGGATGGTTATGGCTCATACAGCATTCCTGACCCTGTAACCAAGGAATACAAGAAAGTGTACACAGGCTGgtggaaaaatgacaaaaaagat GGCTACGGGGTGACATTTTACTCCAGTGGAGAACGCTATGAGGGGGAGTGGAGCAATGGGCTGCGGAGTGGCTGGGGACGGATGTACTACCAGAATGGCTCCATCTACGAGGGACAGTGGCTGGCAGACCAGCCCAACGGGCAGGGGATGCTGCGGCTGT CAAATGAAAATCGCTATGAAGGAGGctggaaagatggaaagaagaaTGGCCCAGGGAAATTTTTCTACTTGGAAAAGGGACAATTGTTTGAAGGCATCTGGGCAGCGGATATACCACAATGTGGAATTCTGATTGACTTCGGCAGAGATGAAGCTCCTGCCCCTACTCCGTATCCAATACCAAAG ATCAAACTCGCTGATCCAGATGGTGTTTTAACAGAGGCCCAGGCGACGTTTGATGACAGCCACAATTAA
- the ORAI1 gene encoding calcium release-activated calcium channel protein 1 isoform X2, which produces MVEVQLDTDHDYPQGLLIAFSACTTVLVAVHLFALMISTCILPNIEAVSNVHNLNSVKESPHERMHRHIELAWAFSTVIGTLLFLAEVVLLCWVKFLPLKKKTDSPLQSNSSTITSGQAAAIASTSIMVPFGLIFIVFAVHFYRSLVSHKTDRQFQELNELAEFARLQDQLDHRGDTISSAVTHFA; this is translated from the coding sequence ATGGTAGAAGTTCAGCTCGACACAGACCACGACTACCCTCAAGGTCTCTTGATAGCCTTCAGTGCCTGTACTACTGTTCTTGTTGCAGTTCACCTTTTTGCACTCATGATAAGTACCTGCATTCTTCCGAATATAGAGGCTGTTAGCAATGTGCATAATCTCAACTCTGTCAAGGAATCTCCTCATGAGCGTATGCACCGGCACATTGAGCTTGCGTGGGCATTTTCTACTGTCATTGGGACTTTGCTCTTTCTTGCAGAGGTGGTGTTACTGTGTTGGGTGAAgtttcttcctttaaagaagaaaactgacagCCCACTCCAGAGTAACAGTTCTACCATCACATCAGGACAGGCAGCAGCCATTGCATCAACATCTATCATGGTTCCCTTTGGATTGATTTTCATTGTCTTTGCAGTCCACTTCTACAGGTCACTGGTGAGCCATAAAACAGACAGGCAATTTCAAGAACTCAATGAACTTGCTGAATTTGCACGGCTCCAGGATCAGCTGGATCACAGAGGTGACACGATCTCCTCAGCTGTTACCCATTTTGCGTAA